The following proteins come from a genomic window of Actinacidiphila yeochonensis CN732:
- a CDS encoding LuxR C-terminal-related transcriptional regulator, which yields MLQVLGIADFDERVYRALLARPEGPLRELAAGVGASSGRTRSALGRLIGLGLVRRVAPGAYLPIGPESALTVLLNQRRMESEAALARVRDSIEELAREYRAGRMRGDPGSLIEVLVGREAVNRRVDELTHSVVSHLWVLDRPPYLEWADGAPETNESETAFTHSLLAKGADIRTVYCPQSMDRPGRFETVLRLAALGEQARMLPQLPFKLRVMDRRVALMPLIGEVYDNLVVVHPSGLLDGLIELFEAYWERAQPLLPEAVPGPVPGDKEDRLVARMLMAGLKDQAIGRQLGVSSRTATRRIAAVMERLGADTRFQAGAEAVRRGWI from the coding sequence GTGCTGCAGGTGCTGGGGATAGCCGACTTCGACGAACGGGTCTACCGGGCGCTGCTGGCTCGGCCGGAAGGGCCCCTCCGGGAGCTCGCGGCCGGCGTCGGAGCCTCCTCCGGACGCACCCGCAGCGCGCTCGGCCGCCTCATCGGACTCGGCCTGGTGCGGCGGGTCGCCCCCGGTGCCTATCTGCCGATCGGGCCGGAGTCGGCGCTGACGGTCCTGCTCAACCAGCGGCGGATGGAGAGCGAGGCGGCGCTGGCGCGGGTGCGCGACTCGATCGAGGAACTGGCCCGCGAGTACCGTGCGGGCCGGATGCGCGGCGACCCGGGCTCGCTGATCGAGGTGCTGGTGGGGCGCGAGGCGGTCAACCGGCGGGTGGACGAGCTGACCCACTCCGTCGTCAGCCACCTGTGGGTGCTGGACCGGCCGCCCTACCTGGAGTGGGCCGACGGCGCGCCCGAGACGAACGAGTCGGAGACGGCGTTCACCCACTCGCTGCTGGCCAAGGGCGCCGACATCCGTACCGTCTACTGCCCGCAGTCCATGGACCGGCCCGGCCGCTTCGAGACGGTGCTGCGGCTGGCGGCGCTGGGCGAGCAGGCCCGGATGCTGCCCCAGCTCCCCTTCAAGCTGCGGGTGATGGACCGCCGGGTGGCGCTCATGCCGCTGATCGGCGAGGTCTACGACAACCTGGTGGTGGTGCACCCGTCGGGGCTGCTGGACGGGCTGATCGAACTCTTCGAGGCGTACTGGGAGCGGGCGCAGCCGCTGCTGCCGGAGGCCGTTCCCGGACCGGTGCCCGGCGACAAGGAGGACCGGCTGGTGGCGCGCATGCTGATGGCCGGTCTGAAGGACCAGGCCATCGGCCGCCAGCTCGGGGTGAGTTCGCGTACCGCGACCCGGCGGATCGCCGCGGTGATGGAGCGCCTCGGCGCTGACACCCGCTTCCAGGCGGGCGCCGAGGCCGTTCGCCGGGGATGGATCTGA